Proteins co-encoded in one Saprospira grandis genomic window:
- the rplK gene encoding 50S ribosomal protein L11 — MAKEVETLIKLQVKGGQANPAPPVGPALGAKGVNIMEFCKRFNAETQDKMGQVCPVIITVFKDKSFTFVIKTAPAAVQLKEAAGLKGKPGSSQPNLVKVGSVTWDQVRAIAEDKMADLNCFTVESGMRMVAGTARSMGLTVEGTAPWEEAQA; from the coding sequence ATGGCGAAAGAAGTCGAAACCCTCATTAAATTGCAGGTGAAAGGCGGACAAGCCAACCCAGCTCCTCCCGTAGGTCCCGCTCTAGGTGCCAAAGGGGTGAACATCATGGAATTCTGCAAACGTTTTAATGCAGAAACCCAAGATAAAATGGGCCAAGTTTGTCCTGTGATTATCACAGTCTTCAAAGACAAGTCCTTTACATTTGTAATTAAAACAGCCCCTGCTGCTGTTCAGCTAAAAGAGGCCGCTGGCCTTAAGGGTAAGCCCGGTTCTTCACAGCCCAACTTGGTGAAAGTTGGATCTGTAACATGGGACCAAGTCCGCGCAATCGCAGAAGACAAAATGGCTGACCTTAACTGCTTCACAGTAGAATCAGGCATGCGCATGGTCGCAGGTACTGCTCGCTCTATGGGTCTTACAGTAGAAGGCACCGCACCCTGGGAAGAGGCTCAGGCGTAA
- the rplA gene encoding 50S ribosomal protein L1 produces the protein MARLSKKKAEALKKVDAEKLYTLEEAMTLLQEVNYAKFNASVDLHIRLGVDPRKADQNLRGTISLPNGTGKEKKVLVFCTPDKEQEAKEAGADYAGLQEYITKIQEGWTDVDVVVAMPSVMAQVGRLGRVLGPRGLMPNPKTGTVTPNVGDAVREIKKGKTSFRVDKYGIVHTSVGRVQFQPNQLVENAQEVIETLSRMKPSSAKGTYFKSITVASTMSPGIKIDPKSAR, from the coding sequence ATGGCTCGATTGAGTAAGAAAAAAGCCGAAGCGCTTAAAAAAGTTGATGCCGAGAAATTGTACACACTAGAGGAAGCAATGACACTTCTCCAAGAAGTGAACTATGCGAAGTTTAATGCTTCTGTAGATTTGCACATCAGACTAGGGGTAGACCCCCGTAAAGCTGATCAGAATCTACGAGGTACCATCTCTCTCCCTAACGGTACAGGTAAAGAAAAGAAGGTTCTTGTTTTCTGTACACCTGATAAAGAACAGGAGGCTAAAGAGGCGGGCGCAGACTACGCTGGTTTACAGGAATACATCACTAAGATCCAAGAAGGTTGGACCGATGTTGATGTAGTAGTGGCAATGCCTAGTGTAATGGCTCAAGTAGGTCGTTTAGGTCGTGTTCTAGGTCCCCGTGGCCTCATGCCTAACCCTAAAACAGGAACTGTAACACCCAATGTTGGTGATGCTGTTCGCGAAATTAAAAAAGGAAAGACCTCCTTCCGGGTAGATAAGTACGGTATCGTTCATACTTCTGTAGGACGCGTACAGTTCCAACCCAATCAACTTGTAGAAAATGCTCAGGAAGTAATCGAAACTCTTTCTCGTATGAAGCCCTCTTCTGCGAAAGGAACTTACTTCAAAAGCATTACTGTGGCCTCTACTATGAGCCCCGGTATCAAAATCGACCCCAAGTCGGCTCGATAA
- the hpf gene encoding ribosome hibernation-promoting factor, HPF/YfiA family, whose protein sequence is MDIRTQSIHFDADVKLLDFIDKKVGKLSTFLDRIVSADVIMKLEKTGQIQDKVVEIKLNVPGNVLLAKETCKSFEEAVDLCAESLRRQLLKYKGKVLDRH, encoded by the coding sequence ATGGATATCAGAACGCAATCAATTCACTTTGATGCAGACGTCAAGTTGTTAGACTTTATTGACAAGAAGGTAGGCAAGTTGAGTACGTTTTTGGACCGTATTGTTAGTGCAGATGTAATCATGAAGCTCGAGAAAACGGGGCAAATCCAGGATAAAGTTGTAGAGATTAAATTAAATGTCCCTGGAAATGTACTTTTAGCTAAAGAAACTTGCAAAAGTTTTGAAGAAGCTGTAGATTTGTGCGCCGAATCGCTAAGGCGTCAGTTATTGAAGTATAAAGGCAAGGTTTTGGACCGCCACTAA
- the rplJ gene encoding 50S ribosomal protein L10, with translation MTREQKTAVIEELASQFQDSKYFYITDTSELTVEKTNQLRRKCFESGIQMKVVKNTLIRKALERAADANEENYTEIYSALKGFSAVMFTETGNVPAKLIKEFRKENNKPLLKAAFIDSSVYIGDDQVEALTQIKSKEELLGEIIGLLESPIKNVMGALQSGGNTITGLLKALEERESA, from the coding sequence ATGACACGCGAACAGAAAACTGCGGTGATCGAAGAGCTAGCTAGCCAATTCCAAGATTCTAAGTATTTCTATATCACAGATACTTCAGAGCTAACTGTTGAAAAAACAAATCAGCTCCGTCGTAAGTGCTTCGAAAGCGGCATCCAAATGAAGGTAGTCAAAAATACCCTCATTCGTAAAGCCCTCGAACGTGCCGCCGACGCCAATGAAGAAAACTACACAGAGATCTATTCAGCCCTAAAAGGCTTCTCTGCTGTGATGTTTACTGAGACTGGAAACGTTCCCGCTAAACTCATCAAAGAGTTCCGCAAAGAGAATAATAAGCCGCTACTTAAAGCCGCTTTTATCGACTCTTCAGTATATATCGGAGACGATCAAGTAGAAGCTCTCACTCAGATCAAATCTAAGGAAGAACTTCTTGGCGAGATCATCGGTCTACTCGAATCTCCTATCAAAAATGTTATGGGCGCCCTCCAATCTGGAGGCAATACCATCACAGGACTCCTCAAAGCGCTCGAAGAGCGTGAGTCTGCCTAA
- the kdsA gene encoding 3-deoxy-8-phosphooctulonate synthase — MIDYHKISERLLLIAGPCVIESKELLQEVAQELVRLQEKYPVQIVFKASFDKANRSSIGSFRGPGLEKGLQMLAEIKEEFGLPILSDIHLPSQAAPAAEVLDILQIPAFLCRQTDLLVAAAKTNKIVNVKKAQFLSGPDMKHVLGKLEAAGNKQLLLTERGTSFGYNNLVVDYTGILEMQELGYPVVMDATHSVQKPGAANGKSGGNGAYAPYMAKAAAAIGVGAFFIETHPNPSQALSDGPNMVPLAELETLLQQLLALHQLVQTF, encoded by the coding sequence ATGATTGATTATCATAAAATTAGCGAGCGCTTGCTCTTGATTGCAGGCCCTTGCGTGATCGAATCTAAAGAATTATTGCAGGAAGTGGCCCAAGAGTTGGTTCGCTTGCAAGAGAAATATCCGGTGCAAATTGTCTTTAAGGCTTCTTTTGATAAGGCCAACCGCAGCTCTATCGGCTCTTTTCGGGGCCCAGGTCTAGAAAAAGGCTTGCAAATGCTGGCCGAAATCAAAGAAGAGTTTGGCTTGCCCATTTTGAGCGATATTCATTTGCCTAGCCAGGCGGCTCCCGCTGCTGAGGTGCTCGACATTTTGCAGATTCCCGCTTTTCTTTGCCGCCAAACCGATTTGTTGGTGGCCGCTGCCAAAACCAATAAAATTGTCAATGTCAAAAAGGCCCAATTTCTTTCTGGCCCCGATATGAAACATGTACTCGGCAAACTAGAGGCGGCTGGCAACAAACAGTTGTTGCTAACGGAGCGAGGAACCTCTTTTGGCTATAATAATTTGGTGGTCGATTATACGGGCATTTTAGAAATGCAAGAGTTGGGCTATCCTGTGGTCATGGATGCCACCCATTCGGTCCAAAAACCCGGCGCAGCCAATGGCAAAAGTGGCGGAAATGGCGCTTATGCACCTTATATGGCCAAGGCGGCTGCCGCTATTGGGGTTGGCGCTTTTTTCATCGAAACCCATCCCAATCCTAGCCAAGCCCTCTCTGATGGGCCCAATATGGTCCCGCTGGCCGAGCTAGAAACCCTTTTGCAGCAACTTTTGGCTTTGCATCAGTTGGTACAGACGTTCTAA
- the tuf gene encoding elongation factor Tu, translating to MAKDTFQRTKPHVNIGTIGHVDHGKTTLTAAITTVLSDKGTAEKKDYSSIDSAPEEKERGITINTAHVEYETDNRHYAHVDCPGHADYVKNMVTGAAQMDGAILVVAATDGPMPQTREHILLARQVGVPQIVVFMNKVDLVDDEEMLELVEMEVRELLSSYEFDGDNISVIQGSALKALEGDAEGVAAIESLMAAVDAEIPEPERAVDKPFLMPIEDVFSITGRGTVATGRIERGVVNVGEAVEIIGLQEEKLTSTVTGVEMFRKILDRGEAGDNAGILLRGVDKKALKRGMVICKPGSVTPHTKFKCEVYVLSKDEGGRHKPFFNGYRPQFYFRTTDVTGSISLPENVEMVMPGDNLTLTVELIAPIAMEKGLRFAIREGGRTVGAGQVTEIIE from the coding sequence ATGGCTAAGGATACGTTTCAGCGCACCAAGCCCCACGTGAATATTGGTACTATCGGGCACGTGGATCACGGTAAAACTACTCTTACTGCTGCAATTACCACTGTTTTGTCTGACAAAGGTACTGCAGAAAAGAAAGACTACTCTTCTATTGACTCAGCTCCTGAGGAAAAAGAGCGTGGTATTACTATTAACACTGCTCACGTAGAGTATGAAACAGACAACCGTCACTACGCTCACGTAGACTGTCCCGGTCACGCCGACTATGTGAAAAACATGGTTACTGGTGCTGCCCAGATGGACGGTGCTATTCTAGTAGTAGCTGCTACTGATGGTCCTATGCCTCAAACTCGCGAGCACATCTTGTTGGCTCGTCAGGTAGGTGTACCTCAGATTGTAGTTTTCATGAACAAGGTTGACCTTGTTGACGATGAAGAAATGCTAGAATTGGTAGAGATGGAAGTTCGCGAATTGTTGAGCTCTTATGAGTTTGATGGCGACAACATTTCTGTTATTCAAGGTTCTGCTTTGAAAGCTCTAGAAGGTGATGCTGAAGGCGTTGCTGCTATCGAATCTTTGATGGCTGCTGTTGATGCTGAGATTCCTGAGCCCGAGCGTGCTGTAGATAAGCCTTTCTTGATGCCTATCGAGGATGTATTCTCTATCACAGGTCGCGGTACTGTTGCTACTGGTCGTATTGAGCGCGGTGTAGTAAACGTTGGTGAAGCTGTAGAGATCATCGGTCTACAAGAAGAGAAATTGACTTCTACTGTAACTGGAGTAGAGATGTTCCGTAAAATTCTAGATCGTGGTGAAGCTGGTGACAACGCTGGTATCCTTCTCCGTGGTGTAGATAAGAAAGCGCTTAAGCGTGGTATGGTTATCTGTAAGCCTGGTTCTGTAACTCCTCACACTAAGTTCAAGTGCGAAGTATACGTACTATCTAAGGACGAAGGTGGACGTCACAAGCCTTTCTTCAATGGATACCGCCCTCAGTTCTACTTCCGTACCACTGATGTTACTGGATCTATCTCTCTTCCCGAGAACGTAGAAATGGTAATGCCTGGTGATAACTTGACACTAACTGTTGAGTTGATTGCCCCCATCGCTATGGAAAAAGGTCTTCGTTTCGCTATCCGCGAAGGTGGACGTACCGTAGGAGCTGGTCAGGTAACTGAAATCATCGAGTAA
- the asnB gene encoding asparagine synthase (glutamine-hydrolyzing) — MCRLSGFWDFSSPTYDPQAVLQKMRDSLQHGGPDYGGAFLDAETGLALGHRRLSIIDLSPAGNQPLYYKEKALIFNGEIYNYQEIRKELELLGRAFQTESDTEVLFQALEEWGEAAVNRFHGMFAFAVWDKANKELLICRDRLGVKPLYYYYQDGLFLFASELKAFHQHPRFRKEISPQAVSLYLQQGYIPAPYCIFKGCQKLKGGHFLKLNQKGELQTYPYWSLAERYAAAEIPAASEAELKSALEKELRQSFALRMVADVPVGVFLSGGVDSSIVAALLQDQSAQQLRTFTIGFKDKEYNEANQAKAVAEHIGSQHEELYCGPEDFEQLIPNWAELYDEPFGDSSGIPTYLVAQMAKQSVKVSLSADGGDELFGGYTKYEVCQRFYPKIKKLGPLRPLAAALMGQINPFWLERNASKLPILKGYKNISNKWPKLVAALGAKDQEAFFHQSSSYISPEKHQALFGSPTPRYQGELKPQAGRYIGYLGSLDLLTYLEGDIMVKVDRATMAVALEGREPLLDHQLLDFALSLPDELKIRSGQGKYLLRQLLYDYVPKDLIERPKQGFSIPIEQWLRGLLRPDLEALAQDKAFADCFGLQQTVLENMLRQFLDSKAYINPHFIWFLYVLRQWYKRWF, encoded by the coding sequence ATGTGTAGACTTAGCGGATTTTGGGATTTTTCTAGCCCTACTTATGACCCTCAGGCGGTTTTGCAAAAAATGCGAGATAGTCTGCAGCATGGTGGACCCGATTATGGCGGCGCTTTTTTAGATGCGGAAACGGGCCTGGCCCTAGGCCATCGCCGCTTGTCCATTATTGATTTGAGCCCCGCCGGCAACCAACCGCTTTATTATAAAGAGAAGGCCCTGATTTTTAATGGGGAAATTTATAATTATCAGGAGATCCGCAAGGAGCTGGAGCTGTTGGGCCGTGCTTTTCAAACAGAATCGGATACGGAGGTGCTTTTTCAGGCCCTAGAAGAATGGGGAGAGGCTGCCGTCAATCGCTTTCATGGTATGTTTGCTTTTGCGGTTTGGGATAAGGCCAATAAGGAGCTATTAATTTGTCGGGATCGTTTGGGGGTAAAGCCGCTCTACTATTATTATCAGGATGGGCTCTTTTTGTTTGCCTCGGAGCTCAAGGCCTTTCATCAGCATCCTCGTTTTCGCAAAGAAATTTCGCCTCAGGCGGTTTCGCTCTATTTGCAGCAGGGCTATATTCCTGCGCCCTATTGCATTTTTAAGGGCTGCCAAAAGCTAAAAGGAGGACATTTTCTCAAACTCAACCAAAAGGGCGAGCTGCAAACTTATCCCTATTGGTCTTTGGCGGAGCGCTATGCGGCCGCAGAAATTCCAGCTGCTTCAGAAGCGGAACTCAAATCGGCTTTGGAGAAAGAGTTGCGGCAATCTTTTGCCTTGCGGATGGTGGCAGATGTGCCCGTGGGCGTATTTTTGTCGGGGGGAGTAGATTCTTCCATTGTGGCGGCTTTGCTGCAAGATCAATCGGCCCAACAGCTGCGCACTTTTACCATTGGGTTTAAGGATAAAGAATATAATGAGGCCAATCAGGCCAAGGCCGTGGCGGAGCATATTGGCAGCCAGCATGAAGAGCTCTATTGTGGACCAGAAGATTTTGAGCAGCTGATTCCCAATTGGGCCGAACTATATGACGAGCCTTTTGGCGATAGCTCTGGCATTCCCACTTATTTGGTGGCTCAAATGGCCAAACAATCGGTCAAAGTGAGCCTTTCGGCCGATGGAGGTGATGAACTTTTTGGCGGCTACACTAAATATGAGGTCTGTCAACGTTTTTATCCGAAAATAAAGAAATTGGGGCCCCTTCGCCCCTTGGCGGCTGCATTAATGGGCCAAATTAATCCCTTTTGGTTAGAGCGGAATGCCAGTAAATTGCCCATTCTCAAAGGCTATAAAAACATTAGCAACAAATGGCCGAAGTTGGTGGCTGCTTTGGGCGCCAAGGATCAGGAGGCTTTTTTCCATCAGTCTTCTTCTTATATTTCGCCCGAAAAGCATCAGGCTTTATTTGGATCGCCCACGCCTCGCTATCAAGGCGAGCTCAAGCCTCAAGCGGGTCGCTATATTGGCTATTTGGGCAGTTTAGATTTGCTTACTTATCTAGAAGGCGATATTATGGTTAAGGTGGATCGGGCCACGATGGCCGTCGCTTTGGAGGGCCGAGAGCCCTTATTGGACCATCAACTGCTCGATTTTGCGCTTTCTTTGCCCGATGAGCTCAAAATTCGCTCGGGCCAAGGCAAATATTTGTTGCGGCAGCTGCTGTATGATTATGTCCCCAAAGACTTAATTGAACGCCCCAAGCAGGGATTTTCAATCCCCATTGAGCAATGGCTGCGTGGTTTGCTCCGCCCCGATCTCGAAGCCTTAGCCCAAGATAAAGCCTTTGCCGATTGCTTTGGGCTGCAACAAACGGTCTTAGAAAATATGTTGCGGCAGTTTTTAGACAGCAAAGCTTATATCAACCCTCATTTCATTTGGTTCTTGTATGTGCTTCGGCAGTGGTACAAGCGCTGGTTCTAA
- the secE gene encoding preprotein translocase subunit SecE, with protein MNDIVQYFRDSYNELKHKVTWPAWNELEQTTVVVIVASILLALLLYGMDKLVVFVLEVFYSLGG; from the coding sequence ATGAATGATATCGTACAATATTTCCGCGACAGTTACAATGAGCTGAAGCATAAGGTGACTTGGCCCGCATGGAACGAGTTAGAGCAAACCACTGTGGTAGTAATTGTTGCCTCCATTCTTTTGGCATTGCTATTATATGGTATGGACAAACTTGTAGTTTTTGTTCTGGAAGTCTTCTATAGCCTCGGTGGCTAA
- the rplL gene encoding 50S ribosomal protein L7/L12 → MADLNQLAEQLVNLTVKEVKDLADILKDEYGIEPAAAAVAVAGPAAGGDAAAAEQTEFDVILKSAGAAKLQVVKAVKTLLGVGLKEAKAMVDSAPAPVKEKVSKEEAEQIKAELEGAGAEVEVK, encoded by the coding sequence ATGGCTGATCTAAATCAACTAGCAGAACAACTAGTTAACCTAACCGTTAAAGAAGTAAAAGACTTGGCTGACATCCTTAAGGATGAGTATGGTATCGAACCCGCTGCTGCCGCTGTTGCTGTTGCTGGCCCCGCTGCTGGTGGCGACGCTGCTGCTGCTGAGCAAACTGAATTTGACGTAATCCTTAAGTCTGCTGGTGCAGCTAAACTACAAGTAGTTAAGGCTGTTAAAACTCTTCTCGGTGTAGGCCTAAAAGAAGCTAAAGCTATGGTTGACAGCGCTCCCGCTCCTGTCAAAGAAAAAGTTTCTAAAGAAGAAGCTGAGCAAATTAAGGCTGAACTAGAAGGCGCCGGTGCTGAAGTAGAAGTGAAGTAA
- the nusG gene encoding transcription termination/antitermination protein NusG: MSTNWYCLRVISNKERKIKERLDAHIERSNWREIVPHIIVPTEKIYKIRNGKKVIQERTLTPGYIMVEADPHRFTIEIIQAIANSKDVIHFLGRDNPEPMKEHEVKRMLSQVDSSEEEGESLADPFIVGEDVKVIEGPFQNFIGTIQEVNEEKKKLKLIIKVFGRGTEVELNFMQVEKQS; the protein is encoded by the coding sequence ATGTCTACAAATTGGTATTGCCTTAGAGTAATTTCAAATAAAGAACGAAAAATCAAAGAGCGCCTAGATGCGCATATTGAACGTTCTAACTGGAGGGAGATCGTTCCCCACATCATTGTTCCCACTGAAAAAATTTATAAGATCCGCAACGGAAAAAAGGTAATCCAAGAGCGTACGCTTACGCCAGGTTACATTATGGTAGAAGCGGATCCACATCGTTTTACTATTGAAATCATCCAAGCTATTGCTAATAGCAAGGATGTTATTCATTTTTTGGGCCGCGATAATCCAGAGCCCATGAAAGAGCATGAAGTAAAACGAATGCTTTCTCAGGTTGACTCTTCAGAGGAAGAAGGCGAATCACTAGCCGATCCATTTATTGTTGGAGAGGATGTCAAGGTGATTGAAGGCCCCTTCCAAAACTTTATCGGAACTATCCAAGAGGTAAATGAAGAGAAGAAAAAGCTAAAGCTAATTATCAAAGTCTTTGGCCGAGGAACAGAAGTCGAATTGAATTTTATGCAAGTTGAAAAACAATCTTAA